A part of Chloroflexota bacterium genomic DNA contains:
- a CDS encoding methyltransferase domain-containing protein has protein sequence MDANHHDVNRSESSRGTPSTRTSPRNPALSGLYAARSALFTHPAFTSVILPSLPRSIRWGLRRLYFLPADVFERLAGTQDDLVPPKSEIFVGAVDTFRSSGDVLVERLVQVAGLTPTSRVLDVGCGIGRLAVALADFLGEDGAYDGLDIVPSGIEWCNGHIAARRANFRFTLADVFNKEYNPKGRVPPSAFAFPYADASFDVVVLASVFTHMLPEDMEHYVAEFARVLKPGGRCFATFFLINDDAQRRMEAGEGALRFRIHRTPAWIISAQVPEYGIGYDEPHVRALFERYGFSIDDGVYYGGWCGRAPFWYAESGLGDHDVIVATKPAPDD, from the coding sequence ATGGACGCGAACCATCATGATGTGAACCGATCTGAAAGCTCCCGAGGGACGCCGTCGACTCGAACGTCGCCCCGCAATCCGGCTCTCTCCGGCCTCTACGCGGCGCGGAGCGCGCTCTTTACGCACCCGGCGTTCACCAGCGTCATCCTCCCATCTCTCCCCAGGTCCATCCGCTGGGGTCTGCGAAGGCTCTACTTTCTCCCGGCCGACGTATTCGAGCGGTTGGCCGGAACACAGGACGACCTCGTTCCGCCCAAGTCGGAGATCTTCGTCGGTGCCGTCGACACGTTTCGTTCGAGCGGCGATGTGCTCGTGGAACGGCTGGTGCAGGTCGCCGGTCTCACGCCCACGTCGCGGGTGTTGGACGTCGGCTGTGGAATCGGCCGCCTCGCCGTAGCGCTTGCAGATTTCCTGGGCGAGGACGGCGCGTACGACGGGCTGGATATCGTTCCCTCGGGCATCGAATGGTGCAACGGGCACATCGCGGCGCGACGCGCCAACTTCCGCTTCACGCTGGCGGACGTCTTCAACAAGGAGTACAACCCGAAGGGCCGCGTTCCACCCTCGGCGTTCGCGTTCCCCTACGCCGATGCATCGTTCGACGTCGTCGTCCTAGCCTCCGTCTTCACCCACATGCTCCCCGAGGACATGGAGCACTACGTCGCGGAATTCGCCCGCGTCCTCAAGCCGGGCGGGCGCTGCTTTGCCACGTTCTTTCTCATCAACGACGATGCCCAGCGGCGAATGGAGGCGGGAGAGGGCGCGCTGCGCTTTCGCATCCATCGCACTCCAGCGTGGATCATCAGCGCCCAGGTGCCCGAGTACGGCATTGGCTACGACGAGCCGCACGTCCGTGCGCTCTTTGAGCGATACGGCTTCTCGATCGACGACGGCGTTTACTACGGCGGCTGGTGCGGGCGGGCGCCGTTCTGGTACGCGGAGTCCGGGCTCGGCGACCACGACGTGATTGTCGCGACCAAGCCCGCGCCGGACGACTAG
- a CDS encoding NPCBM/NEW2 domain-containing protein, whose translation MQSAGSTYLSDLPWVYANNAWGPVERNMSNGESAPGDGHPITLNGVVYPKGFGTNAYSDIQFALGGGYSTFTSDIGVDDEEGTLGTVNFQVWTDGVLRYDSGVMTNGSATKTVSISVTGVNFLNLTVTDGGDGNWYDHADWAGARLGSASASSGISSPTPTRTAALVPTATPIASGSSPSGVPMPVGDLPGWHQIFADDFTQDAAVGQFAQIYGSRWSPYPDGWSNTAGYSAMSRYYPSKVVSASNGMMQLNLHSEYLTSAQLNINGGYGSPGVYALDAAMQPAQNGAPINQLYGKYSVRFRTDSLPGFYSAWLLWPQSENWPYDGEIDFPEGGIDSSMCAFLHHEYATSPGDQDAFCTSTLWSSGWHTATTEWGPTQTKFILDGVVIGTSTTNIPSTPMRYVLQNEACWGSCPSSSLSGYIQVDWFVMYAPAP comes from the coding sequence ATCCAGTCTGCTGGGTCGACGTATCTCAGCGACCTCCCATGGGTCTACGCCAACAACGCCTGGGGCCCGGTCGAGCGGAACATGAGTAACGGCGAGAGCGCACCCGGTGATGGCCACCCCATCACACTGAACGGCGTCGTCTACCCGAAGGGCTTCGGTACCAACGCGTACTCCGATATCCAGTTCGCCCTTGGTGGCGGCTACTCGACCTTCACATCGGATATCGGTGTCGACGACGAAGAGGGGACGCTCGGTACGGTGAACTTTCAGGTCTGGACGGACGGCGTTCTGCGCTATGACAGTGGAGTGATGACGAATGGGAGCGCAACCAAGACGGTAAGCATCTCTGTGACCGGGGTGAACTTCCTGAACCTCACGGTCACGGATGGGGGCGATGGGAACTGGTACGACCACGCCGACTGGGCAGGCGCGCGGCTCGGGTCCGCGTCCGCCAGCAGCGGCATATCGAGCCCAACGCCAACGCGCACGGCGGCCCTGGTCCCAACGGCGACGCCAATCGCGTCGGGCAGCAGCCCGTCGGGCGTTCCGATGCCCGTGGGAGACCTCCCCGGCTGGCACCAGATCTTTGCCGACGACTTCACCCAGGACGCTGCGGTCGGTCAGTTCGCGCAGATCTACGGGTCGCGCTGGTCGCCATACCCCGACGGCTGGTCCAATACCGCCGGATACAGCGCCATGAGCCGCTACTATCCCAGCAAGGTGGTGAGTGCGTCGAACGGCATGATGCAGCTCAATCTCCACAGCGAATACCTGACCAGCGCGCAGCTCAACATCAACGGCGGCTACGGCAGCCCGGGCGTTTACGCCCTCGACGCGGCCATGCAGCCCGCCCAGAACGGCGCGCCCATCAATCAGCTCTATGGGAAATATTCGGTCCGCTTCCGGACCGATTCCCTCCCCGGGTTCTACTCCGCGTGGCTCCTCTGGCCGCAGAGCGAGAACTGGCCGTACGACGGCGAGATCGATTTCCCGGAGGGCGGGATCGACTCCAGCATGTGCGCGTTTCTGCACCACGAGTACGCCACCTCGCCCGGCGACCAGGATGCCTTCTGCACCAGCACGCTCTGGTCCAGCGGCTGGCACACCGCGACCACCGAGTGGGGTCCGACCCAGACGAAGTTCATTTTGGATGGAGTGGTCATTGGAACTTCGACGACGAACATCCCCAGCACGCCCATGCGCTACGTACTCCAAAACGAGGCATGCTGGGGGAGCTGCCCGTCGTCCAGCCTCTCTGGCTACATCCAGGTCGACTGGTTCGTCATGTACGCGCCCGCGCCATAA